The segment TCTTACAGGCGCGACTGCTTAGCCCAACACTCGATTAGATTTCATAGATTTAGATATTGCACACAGTCATGTGTTTGAATGCTTACAAGACTTTGGGGTTTAAATAGCCCTTGCAAGTCTCATATTTCTAGGTGGGCAGCGACAGCAGCTTGAGATCTGTATAGAAAGCCATGGAAGAGAAAGCCTGCAGGATACAGGGGCCTCTTAAGCAGCCAGTGCTTAAAAGAGCTAAGgctggggagaaaaaaaacacacatcataaATCTCTTCATATTAATATCGACCAGGCCAATCAAGCATGCTGTGAGGGACAAGGCTGCAAGCCAACACTGAATGGGGTGAAATATTAACAAAAAACGGATTAAAACGAGGCAAATAAACTCAACTTGGCAAGCAAAGACAGTATCACTCTCCACCAAGTCTCCTCTCCCCAATATGTCTTATTTCTTAGCTGTAAAAGGAGAGAAAGAGAATCTATTTAGATGCTTCCTAGTTATTCCACCCATACTACTGTATTTGACTGAAAAAAGCTCAGCAGCCAAATACTGGATGTGCCACAATGTCTGTTCAAAGAGTACATTCTTACCAGGATAAAACACACTTCCCAGCCAGCAGGACTTTACATTaaggtatatattaaatattttaatttaggTAGTTTACTTGGCTACTGTAAAGGCATCTTAATTGCACGACTCCAGAgaactggtttatttttttaatacgtCCAAAAAGGTCACAGGACACCCCATTGGTCAAGACTGAAAGTGATCTATTCCAGCtatattaaatgttatttctaCTGCAGAAGGCAGGGTGGGGTGGGCAAGTTTCTCTGGTTTAAATGCGGTCAGACCATTTCGGAATCGAAGGACAGAGTGTATTTCACTTGTTTTAGGTAAAGATAGTAAATGTAGTGTTCTCTCTGCTTGTAAGAATTATTTCATCCCCAAATTGGGCATGCAACCAACTCTCACAGCAAATGCTCCAGCCTTGGCAACTTGTGTTCAAATATAAAACCtaaccaaaaacacacaaaaaacaaaaacaaaacaccatttaCAAAGTTTACACCGTGTGACACAGATTCCAGGGGCATGAGAAAGCACAGGGACTTCAACACAGATTACTTTACAAATCGCCATCGCTCGTAATCTCATTTAATGTTGCAGCTGAAAAGATATTTCCTGTTAGTGTTTCAACTGAGCATCAAAAAATGAGTTGTTTTAgtgtgccaatttttttttttttaaatataaaataaacttctgcAAACAAATCATGAATATTTAGCCCTAGCCGTTTCTTCAGAAACCCGTCAGATGCGCGCGCAGTATTTTTGCAAACGCACACACAGATGGCAAGCAAGCTTCTATTGGTAGTTCAATTTCAACCTCTCCTGTTACtggtttttctatttaaaaagttCCAGCCTGCCCTAGATGCAAGTTTGatgtaaaatacaaaattaactgCTGGGGTGGGAAGATTGGGCATCAGCAGGGCAGAGAAGTGAGCAGGCAGGGTTCTTATTCAGTGGTTCTGTTGCTTCGTAAGGCACTTCATACAAATAGCTAAAAgccttcaaataaaaataaaaaaatgagggAGGGGTTGGGAGAAGTTCAGATTGGCTGCACTGGTATGACAACGCTCACAGGTAAATGAAGGGTAAGGAGAGGTTTCACTAAGAGTCTAGCAGGTTTCTGTACCCTGCTGCAGAATTGCTTTCAAGTCCCATCCTCCTTCCCTTCCTTCCTTGCTCCTCCAAGTGCTTTTGCTCAACAGTCTGGTTCTGTTCGTGCTACTGAGACCTCAGCCTGATGCACGCAGTGTGGAGCGAAGTGAGCGAGAAGGCAAGTTCCACAGTATGCCTCTTTATGCTCAATctcccagcaaaaaaaaaaaatgaaatgatgcGTTTCCTCTTTTACAAGTCCAAAAGAGAAGTGAAGAACAATATCCCCAAGAAAATGGTGTCAAACACgagctcaaaaacaaaaaaaaaaaaaaattcagttcaTCAGATGGCGATGTActcctgaaataaaacaaatacaggttACAGGTTTCTGTAATTCAGAAGCATCTACACTCTGAACACTGAAAACTAGCCTTCTAAATCACAGTTGGCCTTTTAGCTCAATTTACTTAGTCCTTTATTTAAAGAGACTGCCAGCTGACATGGCTGAGAACTGTACAATGTATAGAACACTATGCAATAGAACGGGGCCATGTTTTACCGTTGTTCCTTTCTCTCCAGAATATACGGCACCCAAACTGTAGTTTCCTACCCGCTCGCGCATCCCGTGCCAAACGGAACAGCAGCAGCCGGTCCCATCGCTCAAGTCTGCAGGGTTCCCAGCTCCCCGTGCCCCCAGTCCGGTCCCTTACCTGGGGCTCCTCACAGCTTGTCCTCCTCCCCGGTCTCGCTGTGGTACTCTGCCACATACAGGCTCTTGTCGATGCTGCCGGGAATGGGCTTGATCTCCGTGCCCAGCTGCTCCTCGATGCCCTTCAGGTTGAACCGGTCGTCGTAGGTGATCAGATTAATGGCCAGACCCAGGTGCCCGAACCGGCCTGAGCAGAGACAGGGCAGAGTGACACAAACCACCAACACAGGAATCACCCACAGGGCTAATATCAGTAAACCTGTGCACTACCTTACAATCTGTTCACAGCATGTTATTTTATAATGCGCGTCAATGATATTCTGATGTGGTTCAAAACCAAAAACTAAACTCCACATTCTCTTGCGTACCGGATCTGCCGATGCGGTGCAGGTACGTCTCCGCCAGCTTGGGGAAGTCGAAGTTGATCACCACGTTCACAGCCTGGATGTCGATACCACGAGTAAACAGGTCTGTGGATCACAGAGGAGAGACCTCACTTTACAAACACGCAATATTCACTGCATTACAAAACACACGCAAGATGAACTGTGCGTTAGAGAAACCCAGGCCAGTGATCCTCCAAGCCCTGTCGAGGACTGCAGCTGAATCTGGAACACAGCTACACAGACTTGCTGGTGAAAGAACAGAATTAAAATACACTGGTTTGAAATCTCTGCTTGTgtacattttgtgaaaaaaaaaaaaaaaaaaaaaaaagaagctttccAGTTCATACAAGTTCTAAATTGGGATTTAAATTCCAGCTGTAGAACAGGGTGGGATCTTCATACAGCTCATGCCAATTTATTTATGAACCCAAAAATGTAGGGTTGCAACCTTTATACAACTTGTTTTGCTCAGTGCAGCAGGGTACCCCGATGTATCTGTGTAACACCGAGTCCCCTGGTCCCATCCTAGTCTGTTAAATAAATGCTCATTGTCTGAAACGAAACACAGCTCAACGAAATACTTAGGACTGGGTGAATGTCTTtctgcaaactgtagataaaaagGAGAGGTTTCTGTCTTTCTGAGCCTGTTTCTTGGACACTGTAGAGGCGCCTGCCTCTGTGCGATGACCTTCCAATTctggtttgtgtgtttgtttttttttgacagtgtgtGAATTCCACCCGACGAACCTCcgtcgaattcctggctagcgaacaaaccttcaaaACACAGTCCTAGAAGTTTGAGAAACTCACCAGTGCAAACGAGATTGCGACACAGGCCATTCCTGAAGTCGTGGAACACACGGTTACGAtgctcctgaaaaaaaaacacatgaaaagaATGAATCCCCAGCCAGTACAGAACCCAGCGTCTTAATGAACAGTTAAAAACCCGGTCCTCCGAGGGAGAGATCCCCTCGCCGCTCCGTTCTTACCTGCCTCATTTTAGCGTGGATGTAGAAACAGGAGTAGCCCAGCTGGGAAATCTTTTTAGCCAGCAGCTCTACCCGCTGGGACGAGTTACAGAAGATTATAGACTGGTTTATCTGGAGCTGAGAGGCAGAGGGCAGGAGGAATTAcatgttaaaacaataaaacacaattaaaagctGAAGACCACCGGCGTTCATGGCTTAGATCAGGAGCTTGAAGTTTGATAAATAAACAGTTTTCTTTACACAGGacctgaacaatttttttttgttcagcctAGAAGCGTCAGCACTGGCTCCTGGTTTTCTGTAAGACACGCTTCATGTTGCTCGCTCGGGTTCCCCCGCAGACTCACCCGTGAGAACAGGGTGTTGAGACAGTGCACCTTCTGCCTCTCCGTCACGTAGGCATAGTACTGCGTGACCCCCTTCAGGGTCAGCTCCTCCATCAGGTTAATCTCATAGGGCTTCTGCAGGTGCGTGCTCTGGGGGTGGAGAGAAGGGAGCGCAGTGAGGGGCTGGTCACACAGTGgtcaccccccccacccccccataaaTCATGTAAAGTTACAGCAGCTACAAGGGGAGCAACAAGCCTGAGGAGCTGAGCCAGTCTTACCATGAATTTCTGTACACTGGTGGGGAAGGTGGCGGAGTACAGCAGGACCTGTCTGTTCTTGGCCAGAGTGCCGATGATCTCCTCCATTATCTGCACAAAGTCTTGGGAGAGCAGCTTGTCTGCctgatagagagggagaggagggaggctgGATTACACGGATATCAAAACTGCGCTGTCCCGACACACAGAACACATTCCGTTTTCACAAAGAAACGCACAGAATAGAGGCTGCAGTTTTATCATGCATTAAAACATAAAAGCATCTTATTTTATTTAGGTGCAACTTGGTTGGAACAGAACAGTTcctacaaaataaacattttctgaaaGTAATCTAGCATCAACAGTTTAAAACCCggacaaaaaataaaaccctgaTCTTGGGCTGCAGCTGGAACAATGAACTTTGGGGTATAGTGGTTAGATGATCACAAACAGCTTGCGGTATTTGTAACTCACCTCATCCAGTACAATCATCTGCACTTTGCTAACCTTGGCCACCCCCTTCTTAATGAGATCCAGGATGCGGCCCGGTGTTGCGATCACCACGTGCACTGCAGAACAAACAAGGAGGAGCGACAGTGTGAACTGAGACAGGTCAGGACTGCACGTGCACTACGAAACAAGGAGGAGGAGCGACAGTGTGAACTGAGACAGGTCAGGACTGCACGTGCACTACGAAACAAGGAGGAGGAGCGACAGTGTGACCTGAGAGAGTCGGGACTGCACGTGCACTACGAAACAAGGAGGAGGAGCGACAGTGTGAACCGAGAGAGTCAGGACTGCACGTGCACTACGAAACAAGGAGGAGGAGCTGTGTGAACTGAGACAGAGTCAGGACTGCACGTGCACTACGAAACAAGGAGGAGGAGCGACAGTGTGAACTGAGAGAGTCAGGACTGCACGTGCACTACACAGCACTGGTGAGAGGGACCCTTCTTGAATTCAATTCATTCACCAGCTCCTTTCAGGGTTCAACAAATGTTACAACTTCAGGGTGCAAATAAAATCAAATCCCCATCAAGATCTGAAGCATGACTGGCACCTTTTGGTGGGGCAAGACAAGAAAACAAAGTGGTTTGTGCTACAAAGCTAGTTAGCAGTTCATGTGAAGAATCAGTTTTGCATCTCCAGCAGGACTGACCAGTCTCGTCCAGCCTCATGATGTCATCGCGCAGGTTGGTGCCTCCCGTGGTAGCCATCACCTTGACTCCGCCCATGTGCTTGCTGACCTGGATGGAGATCTGGCTGACCTGCAGCGCCAGCTCCCTGGTGGGGACCACGACCAAAGCTGCGGACAGAAAGGGTCAGGAGGTCAGAGACACTGTATCCTACCCCCACTCTTCAGACTAGCAGTGATACCCCACACAATCCCCAGCTCACGAGAGGAGAGACAGCCTACATCAAAGAATGCTTTGTAACCAGGTTTCCTTCTATTACAAGACGAAACTCAAGTGTATTCATCATAACCAagtcacatttattaaaaatcgaCCACTTGGTAGAATACAATTCACTGTAGAATGCAAATTCAGTCAAGTCGTTCCCATGATAGAAGCAAAACCTCAGCCAGTCAAACAGgagacagaaaaaaacatgtcCTTTATCCTCAACATAAGGAGCTGAATCCTGCTTACGCAAAGAATGGTTAAACGTGTTTCAGCCAGGGTTAACGCACGCTTTTCCAGCTCTCGCTTCTGAACTCAACGCTTGACTCAAACGCTTCAGTGAAAACGTCACCGAGTCTCCTCACCTTGTATGCAGTCCTTCTTCAGGTCTATGCGTTCCAGTAAGGGGATGAGGTAGGCTCCACTCTTTCCTGTGCCGTTCTTGGCTCTGGCCAGAATATCCCTACCAGACAGTGCAATGGGAATGCTCTCCTCCTGCAGGAACACACACTCAAGTTACCACGGGGCGGTGCTGGCTGTGCACCAGCATGCACACTGGCAAATACGGGAGAACCCAAGGATCTTATCCATGTGCTGAACCGAGCAACATAAACTCCTCCCTTCTCTGGAGCACTTTGTTCCAGTAAAACAatccaggtttttgttttaaccaggACCGAAATCTGAATCTCTTCCCCAGTTATGCCCATAATAGCATTCACAGCCTCCAGCATTGTATatctgtgtgttgctgttttaaattctactttaaaataagttaaatgcACTGTATACCTTATTTTAACTCTTTAAAAAAAGACGCTCTGGTTAACTGTAAAACGTGGACTGGCTACACCCTTGAGCTGgagttgcaattattattattattattattattattattatttcttagcagacgcccttatccagggcgacttacaattgttacaagatatcacattatacattatttcacattatacaggtatcacattatttttacatacaattacccatttatacagttgggtttttactggagcaatctaggtaaagtaccttgctcaagggtacagcagcagtgtcccccactggggattgaacccacaaccctccggtcaagagtccagagccctaaccactactccacactgctgccccgaacTCCAGCATATTCTGGTTTCCACAACCCACCCGGTGCTGCCCCTCACCTGGATGGGCGATGGCTTCTCCCAGCCCATTTCAAATATTCCCATCAGCAGCTCCCGCTTCAGGCAGTAATCTTCAAACTCGTTGCCTTTTGTCGCCGTCACATCCTGAAACACAAGGCAGGCGTGAGAGTTGTGATTGTGGGCTAAGGTATCAATTCCACCAGAGAGTcgcttttaaaaaacacactaCTGTTCAATTATTCAGGTACAGCAGACTGCAGTACAGCCGCACGCCATCCCCGTTCCCTCTTAGATCAGATCAATAACTTCATTTTAAGCTGAGACTGCAAACGTGTTCTTAGTAAAAGTTTAGTATTTAACGTCAAAGTGAAAACAGGTTTCCTAGGGGGGGTATGGCTTCCAAGTTAGTTTCTCTTACCGAAGTTTTCATTCTCATATCCTTGGTTGGGACTTGCAAATTCTTCTTCCAGTCATCACCTGgcctggaggggaggggagagggacaGGCAGCATGTTGGTGGAGAACTCAAACACAAATTTACAAAACGCATTGAAAACAAAGTTACATTCAAACCCATTTCAAAACAGCGCTTCAAGAGGCCCACACAACAATCAAACTTAAAAACATGGGATTTCTGCTTCAGAAGCACCAAAATAAAATTCAATTCAATAAAACATTGACAAAGTCATTTGCTACTGAAATGTAGTATTTCTAAATAGTCTAACTTCACTGCAGCTGTAGACAAATCTGTTCTTGCTAACCCATTCAAATCTAGAGGTGCTTGAATGGCTACTTCAGTAGTTTCAACCAGGTGTTACACCAGTTTATATTCTGGGGTGAGGAGCACAGACTAGAGCAATCGCTGTAGCAGCACTCTAGTTAAAGTCTCACAGGCCGTCTGCAAGTGCGGTCTTTTTAAATGTGCACAGGAAAGCAATGCCTGATTAAAACAAATCAATCCTGGAAGAGACAAACACCTGTACTAATAGGGGGAGTACGCGAGGACCAAGGTTAAGAACCAAGGAGTCCAGATTTCCAACAGCCTCTACACAGCATTCCGCACCCCCCTCAGTTTTCcctggagagagaagaggggagtcGGTCCAGTCCAGTCTCCTCGCTCACTACTCACTTGATGGTGCTGTTGGGGGTCTGTGCCGGATAGGGGTTCCCATTGTTCACGCTGGCGTTCTTGATCTGGTTGGTCTGTTGCGTGGGGGTCACCCCTCCGCCACCCCCCCCTGGGCCCCCTGGGGGCTTCACGGGGCCTCGAAGCTGCCCATTCTGATTGGACAAACCCAGAATCACCGGCGTCTCCATTCTCGCAGTGCTCATCCTTATACAATAGAGTCTCTGTTTTTACAAAATCTTTAATACAACGTTTGAATTCCAAAAGTCTGCAGCATAAAAAAACCTGCaatcttattttatatatatttatatgtatgtatatgtatacaatTCTCCAAAAAGAGATTTCTGTAGTAGTTTTTTGTCGAGATTTTTCCTTTGAATGATCTCTCGTTTTAAATTGTCGCTCAATAGAAGTTTGAGTCCCCAATATTGCGATGCAGGCCAGCACCTGTTACAGTCTCTCTCTGTGAAGCAGTCCGAGAGTCAAACGGCCCAGCTTCTGTGAAGTCAGAACAAATCACTGGGGTGTTAAAATCCACTCTCGTCTCGCTGCTCTAGCCTCTGGCGGTTTGCCACTGTTCTCTTCAACCTGCaagggcaaaaataaataaaataagggggTGGAGGGGCAACTTCAGCAAGAGAGATTGCATGAGATTGGCATGAAGCAGCGCAGTGCACAGCACAGGGTGACCAGGGGGTGCAAAACTCCAACATGACAGAGCAGTGTGTATACAATACACATCTCTATATATAGACTGAACTACTTCTCTTGCACGAGTGTCTGCCAGCCGTGTCCCTTTCATTCTCCGTTTCTGGAGCGTCAGTTTCTCCGGCTGTGCTGTAAAATGACTTCACGTTCCCCATGCTGGGCTAGATCATACTGTTCACAACCAGTAATGCCACGCAGCTCCCTCCCAGTTCAGCACTGCTTACAGGCACAGCAAGCAGTCAGTCAGTGCCAGAGTAGGGCAGAGCTTGGGACCCGGGAGCATTGTCTATTGTTTTATTGATCAATTAACAGctattatatttatttctgttctcCCGCTACGAGTGGCACTGTGACTCGCTTGTTGCAGGGTGGATTTTGATAATTCAGTACATAAAGGATTGTGCAGACAGATTTGACAGCAGCTCTGAAGATCCACTCCCAGCTGAATCTCACATTCCTTATGCTAATGTTCCTAATTCAAGCACTTCTAAAAATCAGTAGGTCTACTGTTTTGCAAGCAGGTCCCCAAATTAATGCACAAACTTGCCGAAATAAATTGCTGTTACAGTTGAACACAggattttttgttaataaaatacattaatattgaACTCCTGAATACCTTGTAGTTACATGTTTGTTAATCTAGTCCTACTATTCAAGTGAAGTGTGATTTCCTGGTGGCTGTCCATTCACCCTCAGCAGGCTGCCATGGTGGCCTGTGGTCACATTTGGGGTTGTGACCGCTGATCTACAGGGTACTGTACCAGAGCAAGGCCCTTATATCTGATGCCATCCCATCATGCTTCCCCTACACTTCACCCTCCAAAAGCATCCCAGCAACACTGACGCATGGCGATAGAAACCGCTTCCAGCTAGTTCACCAATACAAGACTGCTCTGGCAAGACCACACTGTGACACAGCCGTGAGTGAACCCCACAAGGAGAGCTCACTGAACGGCAGATCTGTGGAAGACTATAGTCAACAGCCAAGGGGGTAATCCCGTCTGGGATCAATGATAAATAGGATTACAGATTGCAGGAGGCTCTTTCAGAAGCATTGCCTGATCAGCTAGGCTCGGCACCCGACGGTGAAGAGCCTAGCTGATCAGGCAATTGCATTTCCATGCAATTGCATTTCATGCATCAGGCAATTGCatttcatgcatttataactgtaaCAGTGTCCTAGTCCTACCTTCTCTTCTACACTTAGACGGATTCCTTATGCACTCTTGctctctctgtgctaaacttgAAGTAGATTTTCTGCTTAACTATCtagaccatttatgattttaaagacttcaaatcgAGTCTCCTTTCCCTTCCTTATTCTAagagattcaattatttttaacCTGTCTTCGTTGCTCATGTCAAATCACAATAAAACCCCTTTCTTCCtgcatattaaaaagcaaaacTAAGGCCTAACCCACTATTGTCTATGTTATGGTGGAGACTGGACTTGCAAAAGGGACCACatggggggggaaaaaataaaataaattcataatatttaatagtttaaaaagtaaaacaatgttttaatcttGCAAGGGCTTTATTTGAATACAAGAGCCCtctaataatacaaattaactgTAAAGGCATCGAATTGACCCgatgcaaaacaaaaaacctaaCGTTTTGAAATCCATGACGAAG is part of the Acipenser ruthenus chromosome 39, fAciRut3.2 maternal haplotype, whole genome shotgun sequence genome and harbors:
- the LOC117966497 gene encoding probable ATP-dependent RNA helicase ddx6; translation: MSTARMETPVILGLSNQNGQLRGPVKPPGGPGGGGGGVTPTQQTNQIKNASVNNGNPYPAQTPNSTIKPGDDWKKNLQVPTKDMRMKTSDVTATKGNEFEDYCLKRELLMGIFEMGWEKPSPIQEESIPIALSGRDILARAKNGTGKSGAYLIPLLERIDLKKDCIQALVVVPTRELALQVSQISIQVSKHMGGVKVMATTGGTNLRDDIMRLDETVHVVIATPGRILDLIKKGVAKVSKVQMIVLDEADKLLSQDFVQIMEEIIGTLAKNRQVLLYSATFPTSVQKFMSTHLQKPYEINLMEELTLKGVTQYYAYVTERQKVHCLNTLFSRLQINQSIIFCNSSQRVELLAKKISQLGYSCFYIHAKMRQEHRNRVFHDFRNGLCRNLVCTDLFTRGIDIQAVNVVINFDFPKLAETYLHRIGRSGRFGHLGLAINLITYDDRFNLKGIEEQLGTEIKPIPGSIDKSLYVAEYHSETGEEDKL